From Rutidosis leptorrhynchoides isolate AG116_Rl617_1_P2 chromosome 3, CSIRO_AGI_Rlap_v1, whole genome shotgun sequence, a single genomic window includes:
- the LOC139902929 gene encoding pentatricopeptide repeat-containing protein At2g39620-like — protein sequence HPKHLNSISKAFHNYPSQISFNNHHHIISFISTAKTLNHLLQIHTQLIVTGFAHSNYTNSHLIQSYSSFKKINLARLVFNSTSNPNVILCNSMIKAHIKSKQYQEAVIIYNKMVNNDDFIVQPDKYTYTYVLKACTLLLDIEKGVLIHEEIVKNRLEYDIYIGTGLIDMYCKCGQLVCAREVFDKMPQRDVAVWNAMVAGLSQSSDFGQAVEVFRNMQFDGGVQPNSVSLLNLFPAVCKLSSVRLCNCVHGYVIRRRFPNNVVNGLIDVYSKCERTDIAYQVFELMQNPDDVSWGTMMAGFSLNGCHYEVLELFDQMMNSGLNVNIVSVVSALSAAGEIHDLETGKIIHECVNKNRFDSDIRVCTPLITMYAKCGEFEKARDLFHNLSGKDMVAWSAVIAAFTQSGYYEEAISLFHDMQFAGFEPSMVTIVGVLPACAELCCKKLGKSLHCYSIKKGINSDMSIETSLVAMYAKCDDFKSAMCVFERMCYKEVVVWNALINQYAQIGEANLAVNMFCRLRLTDVHPDPGSIVGVVTSLAHLADFNIGTMVHGLVIKYGFESDCHVNNALIDMYAKTGNLSYAELLFGLTEFKDQVMWNVMIGGYTRNGHAQKSVLMFNRMKVEGFKPGLVTFVSVLPAVAYLSDIKEGASLHGAIICTGLFSYTTIGNGLIDMYSKCGRVDNALAVFDEINDKDTVSWNVMLAAYALNGLVNCAFEFFTLMQDNVVEIDSVSFLSMLSACRHAGLVEEGKNVFNLMKRKYCIEPKLEHYACMVDLLGRAGLFDETLRLIESMPMEPDAGVWGGLLGACQMHCNVKFGELALDNLVKLETVKQAHYVVLSSIYAESGRWADAKRLRMRMFDTGVKKTPGCSWISDKRDLLLSEG from the coding sequence CATCCAAAACACCTTAATTCCATCTCCAAAGCCTTTCATAATTACCCTTCACAAATTTCCTTCAACAATCACCACCATATAATCAGTTTCATCTCCACAGCTAAAACCCTAAACCACCTTCTTCAAATTCACACCCAATTAATAGTCACAGGCTTCGCACACAGCAATTATACAAACTCCCATCTCATACAATCATACTCATCCTTCAAAAAAATCAATCTTGCTCGATTAGTATTTAATTCGACATCAAATCCAAATGTTATATTATGTAATTCAATGATTAAAGCACATATAAAATCAAAACAATATCAAGAAGCAGTAATTATATACAATAAAATGGTTAATAATGACGATTTTATAGTACAGCCTGATAAGTACACTTATACGTATGTACTTAAAGCTTGTACTTTGCTTTTGGATATTGAAAAGGGTGTTTTGATTCATGAAGAGATTGTTAAGAATAGGTTAGAATATGATATTTACATTGGGACTGGACTTATAGATATGTACTGTAAATGTGGGCAGTTGGTTTGTGCACGTgaagtgtttgataaaatgcctcAGAGAGATGTAGCTGTGTGGAATGCCATGGTGGCAGGGTTATCGCAAAGTTCTGATTTCGGGCAAGCAGTCGAGGTTTTTCGGAATATGCAGTTTGATGGGGGAGTTCAGCCTAACAGTGTTAGTTTGTTGAATTTGTTTCCTGCAGTTTGTAAGCTATCAAGTGTTAGATTGTGCAATTGTGTTCATGGGTATGTAATTAGGAGACGTTTTCCAAATAATGTTGTGAATGGATTGATTGATGTGTACTCCAAATGTGAAAGAACTGATATCGCTTATCAAGTATTTGAACTGATGCAAAATCCAGACGATGTTTCATGGGGTACAATGATGGCTGGATTTTCACTCAATGGGTGTCACTATGAAGTCCTGGAATTATTTGATCAAATGATGAACAGTGGTCTAAACGTAAATATCGTATCAGTTGTTAGTGCTTTATCAGCAGCTGGTGAAATACACGATTTAGAAACAGGAAAAATCATTCATGAATGTGTGAACAAAAACAGGTTTGATTCTGATATTCGTGTGTGTACACCTCTTATAACAATGTATGCAAAATGTGGAGAGTTTGAAAAGGCTCGAGATTTATTTCATAATCTTTCTGGAAAAGATATGGTAGCTTGGTCTGCAGTTATTGCAGCATTTACACAATCCGGTTATTATGAAGAAGCGATTTCCTTATTTCATGATATGCAGTTTGCAGGATTTGAACCAAGTATGGTAACAATAGTTGGTGTTCTTCCCGCATGTGCAGAGTTATGCTGCAAGAAACTAGGAAAAAGTTTACATTGTTATTCAATTAAAAAGGGAATTAACTCTGATATGTCTATAGAAACTTCACTTGTTGCCATGTATGCCAAATGTGATGACTTTAAATCAGCAATGTGTGTTTTTGAGCGAATGTGTTATAAAGAAGTTGTGGTGTGGAATGCTTTAATTAATCAGTATGCTCAGATTGGTGAGGCTAATCTTGCGGTTAATATGTTTTGTAGATTACGGTTAACTGACGTGCACCCTGACCCGGGTAGCATTGTGGGTGTGGTTACATCGTTGGCCCATTTAGCCGATTTTAACATTGGAACCATGGTTCATGGGTTAGTTATAAAATATGGGTTTGAATCTGATTGTCATGTTAACAATGCTCTTATTGATATGTACGCGAAAACCGGGAATCTTTCTTATGCTGAACTTTTGTTTGGATTAACCGAATTTAAAGATCAAGTTATGTGGAATGTGATGATTGGAGGTTATACGCGAAACGGGCATGCTCAAAAATCTGTTTTAATGTTTAACAGAATGAAAGTTGAAGGTTTTAAACCCGGTTTAGTCACGTTTGTGAGTGTACTACCAGCAGTTGCTTACTTGTCAGACATAAAAGAAGGTGCATCGTTGCACGGTGCGATAATATGTACCGGATTGTTTTCGTATACTACAATTGGGAACGGGCTTATTGACATGTATTCAAAATGTGGGCGCGTTGATAATGCATTAGCTGTTTTTGATGAAATTAACGATAAGGATACAGTTTCTTGGAATGTAATGCTGGCTGCATACGCATTAAACGGGCTTGTGAATTGTGCATTTGAGTTTTTTACACTTATGCAAGATAATGTTGTTGAAATCGACTCAGTGTCGTTTTTGAGCATGTTGTCTGCTTGTAGACATGCTGGTTTAGTTGAAGAGGGAAAAAATGTGTTTAATTTAATGAAAAGGAAATATTGTATTGAGCCAAAGTTGGAACATTATGCTTGTATGGTGGATTTGTTAGGACGAGCgggtttgtttgatgaaacattaaGGTTAATTGAGTCGATGCCAATGGAACCAGATGCGGGAGTTTGGGGTGGGTTATTGGGTGCGTGTCAAATGCATTGTAATGTGAAGTTTGGTGAGTTAGCTTTAGATAATCTTGTGAAGTTAGAGACGGTTAAGCAAGCTCATTATGTGGTTTTATCGAGTATTTATGCAGAATCAGGCCGATGGGCTGATGCTAAAAGGTTAAGGATGAGAATGTTTGATACGGGGGTTAAGAAAACTCCCGGGTGTAGTTGGATCAGCGATAAACGGGATCTACTATTGTCCGAAGGATGA